The Corynebacterium freiburgense region TATTTCCCCCACCGCTTTATTACCTTGGGTAAATCCACCTACGTATTGCAATGTGGCTATAAAAATCCACACCATACCAATAAGCATGACAATCGCTTGAATAAAATCAGTGTAGGCAACCGCTAAATATCCCCCAAGGAATGTATACAACACAATTACGCCTACTGCGATACATAGCGAAATTTCAAAGCTTAAACCCGTTACAGCGGCAAGGCCAGAACCTCCGGCAATAAATTGCGATAATACATAAATAAATAAACACACAAGCGCTACAGGTGCGGCAACAATACGCACCCATTTGCTCTCATAGCGATGTTCAAGGTACTCAATTGAGGTAAGGGAACCAAGTTTTTGGGAAAGCTTACGCATTCGGCGCCCAAGCACCGAAAGATTAATAATGCCACCACCAATATCACCCAATGCGTACCACATACCGAAATATCCTTGCGTATATGCCAGTGAACCAGCACCAAGGAACATATAGCCAGACATAGAGGATGATTGCAGCCTTAAGGCAGTCACCGCAGGCCCAAGGGAACGATCGCCTAATAAATAGCTTTCGGAGTCACTGGAAGAACGGTTTGCCGTCCACACCCCAATACCGGCCATAGCCACAAAATAGATAATGAGGAATATTAGTGCGATATTCATACTGGTTCACCTTCTTTAATTTCATCGGCAAGGTGCCAGTTTTTGCTCATTGCCCAAAAGACTGCCGTATAACAAATCCAGAAAGCACAAACACTTCCAATAACAACAACCGTAAATATTGGTAGGCCGAACATGGCATCATCCCCTAGTGTCTGCATAAGCACTACGCTTATGTCCTAGATCACACTCAATCATTAATGTCCCACGGTTGGTAGCTGCATTCTGTCCTGCAAAACCCCACAATGTTGACACTCTGTACCTTGTCCGGCATGTTCGACGCGCGGTTCAATAAAGGTAACCATTCCCCGAACAGAGGAAATTCTTATGGCTACCGACGTTTTTAATACCTCAACCTTTCTTGAAGACTTTCACTACACAAGCACATTCGGAGCTACTGAGGCAGGTGGTGTTGACCGTCAAGCGGGCAGCAAAGAGCACGGGGAAATCCGAGATTGGTTTATCCAACGGGCGCGGGAACTGGGATTTGATATTAAGGTCGATGGGATAGGTAATGTTTTCGCCTCATTAGAGTTTGTTCCGGGTACGGACCATGTCTACATTGGATCTCACCTTGATAGTCAACCATTAGGTGGCCGCTTTGACGGTACTTATGGGGTAATGGCCGCACTATACGCCGCCGCACGTGTTAAGGCACTTGTCGACGCCGGGGAGGTCACTCCCACACACAACCTTACGGTTGTTGATTGGTTTAATGAGGAAGGTTCACGCTTTGTACCTTCACTTATGGGATCGAATGTTTTTGCAGGTTTTTGGGATAAGGAAGCAACGCTGGCAACCCAGGATCCGAAAGGCATCACAGTCCGGCAAGCACTGGAAGCAACTGGATATTTAGGTAACGATACTCCCCCACCGATCGGAAGCTATGCAGAGCTGCATATTGAACAAGGGCGCGTGCTTGAACGTGAAGGGATCACTATTGGCGCGGTAGATCAATCCTGGTATACCCAAAAACTCGTGGTCAAAGTTCTTGGCGAACAATCGCACACCGGGGCTACGATTATGTCCGATCGGCGGGACGCCTTGGTAGCTGCTGCTGAGATTGTGCTTTTAGCAGAAGCGGTAGTGGATAATTTTGAACCTGAGCAGATTGTCACCTCGGTGGGCAAATTCGACGTCTTACCAAATTCCCCTATCGTGGTGCCACGCCAAGTTGACCTGGTCATTGATATTCGGGCTGATCT contains the following coding sequences:
- a CDS encoding M20 family metallo-hydrolase, encoding MATDVFNTSTFLEDFHYTSTFGATEAGGVDRQAGSKEHGEIRDWFIQRARELGFDIKVDGIGNVFASLEFVPGTDHVYIGSHLDSQPLGGRFDGTYGVMAALYAAARVKALVDAGEVTPTHNLTVVDWFNEEGSRFVPSLMGSNVFAGFWDKEATLATQDPKGITVRQALEATGYLGNDTPPPIGSYAELHIEQGRVLEREGITIGAVDQSWYTQKLVVKVLGEQSHTGATIMSDRRDALVAAAEIVLLAEAVVDNFEPEQIVTSVGKFDVLPNSPIVVPRQVDLVIDIRADLQQDVERARDLLRNQIAEVARRRKLTIEAQDFDIRGIQHYPIEGMELTEKACADVGASCRRMRTMAGHDSVVMNRIVPAVMVFIPSIGGVSHCECEFTTDKDMVTGVDVLTGIAIRMVTGLLDDVAPGEPHTNN